A stretch of Zymoseptoria tritici IPO323 chromosome 1, whole genome shotgun sequence DNA encodes these proteins:
- a CDS encoding uncharacterized protein (response regulator receiver) — protein sequence MSDGKALQTTLAPPAVTALRQDASNDGANKAQMLRTVSMDIREERDDLKKAAEQSLNAILELDLEGTIRWVSPSWEDVSGTPASDITGKPIGDILVDNHAVFAECVEAMRKDDSKSHFVRFAVKTSNGGLTAEDGQTDDQTPMEPKAGLDSMPDVEQDADKTPNVQENRVDLDAQGIMVYDRTTGEESHTMWMIKPAVSREITIDLPQVLVDSLGVGAEMLATYLTKLADSGAQDPGNHPPPLPVLCRICERQITPWWFEKHTELCSQEHRAEMEVQMAQESLQEQRSALVKVLDVLEAQTRAIRPNAHDAGSPTPVPKAEYKGLPIGSNSLPSSGPSSGRSSPGTHAPRSRESSASGLSHHRARSFAVRRPLARIVELVLDLCDTSMEISTPSIKETKHSAPGEIRTQSPQSEGRIQQVMQWQSPSAGSLENEQGLSLLCDDTAQLAKAKVEAVFRHRRILEYSERIRVEYDVLVQECIEAAMDKAARIAAGDISDSASSEDSDGYEEPREEQPQEETPGSRSDMASSGGIFSLNTFQTSGTSSPSAMASALRNASDFSLRRRSSAASSRASSPHGAMTPRSHAGQSESYRLHKRGSLAFESDAGAESDGSMRSSIASGSHRRADSPGAEVSLSRVASTRSRDRKRQSLVLPSLAGIGRHQSPGRAPPPPSSPLRMAKARLPSGTDSAHSPITSPVISQSEFSSPVIRAQHHHHRRQSSAAFSEAQGRPGSPRLSAVISNPQPKAVQTSIKDFEIIKPISKGAFGSVYLSKKKSTGDYYAIKVLKKADMVAKNQVTNVKAERAIMMWQGESDFVAKLYWTFSSKDYLYLVMEYLNGGDCASLIKVLGALPEDWTVKYIAEVVLCVQHLHSRQIVHRDIKPDNLLIDAKGHLKLTDFGLSRMGLIGRQKRAINAKPGDAPPDLLKAGPFRRAPSLASSRSTSFDYQGATQSPAQTPSLTPAFVGDSNQPSYFSLYRDSSREPSRRTSGHRSDSGDSEALSTMFRRFSVAEGRTPIEEETGSDDGGDSPDPYALHPVASNSSVPKPETPSQQPAAMPPPMMALFDPEDNSRRFVGTPDYLAPETINGNGQDEMSDWWSLGCVLFECLYGRPPFNADSPEEVFQNILSRNIHWPTGDEEDNVSEEAKDLVNKLICLDPKARLGSNKDEKFASGGDEIKAHPWFAEINWETLREDEASFIPASENPEDTEYFDARGATMQSFAAEFEDQSTSPAQTPGAEYLERPYDALSRVRSQVNSVKRNLMPLHIPPHVRDGRSRRLSEPMVADDFGNFQFKNLPVLEKANKDVIQKLRADALQAQAKAATGSASVPTSAVVSPSPAPSLESSPIVSGPLNRTMNISQGARSQSPSLFSPTHSSPSRASQPSSPLLVNFTTGQSQERRKTSSTSSSQSQPPGGTLQPGNFFEQAPRLPVTFKATSTAPSPIKSAKSGSMHLPHERATSAHRQLGVSSPRQRSHTLGADNQDADLVPELLPHHKRRSGVFDVSPSSSDNEETRHQALLRVQRRRQSSRRLSQISLADGPTFRTLDVLVCEDHPVSRLVMERLLEKLRCRTIAVTNGTEAVRYAMSEVKFDIIMMEYKLPQVNGADVARMIRDTKNANSHTPIVAVTGYLKELHAPHHFDALVEKPPTKEKLEEVMGRLCQWKTPPDGWKPSHPQDIQQPKHRQESMLSDNSPTTTTSSSGFGSSNHVFSRDATRTGSLGSSSFGEADSQYSSSIPLIVSRQATNEWDQSDLERNFGGLGISNTVSNEDDFKRRPQKLALETQISAPGALETPESSSPRKQPSMEEIYAKRISLEKVRLESAAESGDDEDEELGNIQPRARSPRWSTKRSSKLGTEMMRTNSQGSVISSDEIPPAKSIMSPGAGLGHSIMEDPAAEVAAAGHLTPPEVFPRHPGHHIETIEMDLSTFEPAEEDATPKAHSTSEFDSDPTPRPAHSPVPND from the coding sequence ATGAGCGACGGGAAGGCGCTGCAGACGACATTGGCTCCTCCGGCCGTGACAGCACTACGACAAGATGCCTCGAACGATGGCGCCAACAAGGCACAAATGCTCCGGACTGTTAGCATGGACATCCGGGAAGAGCGTGATGATCTGAAGAAGGCGGCCGAACAGTCACTCAATGCCATACTTGAATTGGATTTGGAGGGAACCATACGATGGGTCAGCCCTTCGTGGGAAGATGTTTCTGGAACGCCCGCTAGCGACATCACCGGAAAGCCAATCGGGGACATTCTGGTCGACAATCATGCAGTCTTCGCGGAATGTGTTGAGGCTATGCGCAAGGATGACTCCAAAAGCCATTTCGTACGCTTCGCGGTGAAGACTAGCAATGGTGGACTCACAGCAGAAGACGGGCAGACGGACGACCAGACACCGATGGAGCCGAAGGCTGGCCTTGATAGCATGCCGGACGTGGAGCAAGATGCAGACAAGACTCCGAATGTACAGGAGAACAGAGTCGACTTGGACGCTCAGGGCATCATGGTATACGATCGCACGACGGGAGAGGAGAGTCATACGATGTGGATGATCAAACCGGCCGTTTCCCGAGAGATCACAATCGACCTGCCGCAGGTTCTGGTAGACTCCCTCGGCGTTGGCGCCGAAATGCTGGCGACCTACCTGACCAAATTGGCGGACAGCGGTGCGCAGGATCCTGGCAATCACCCTCCCCCGCTTCCTGTGCTGTGCCGGATCTGCGAGCGGCAGATCACGCCTTGGTGGTTCGAGAAGCATACCGAATTGTGCTCGCAGGAACACCGCGCAGAGATGGAAGTACAGATGGCACAAGAGTCTTTGCAGGAGCAACGCTCAGCCTTGGTCAAGGTGCTGGATGTTCTCGAAGCTCAGACACGCGCCATCAGACCCAACGCACACGATGCAGGCTCGCCAACGCCCGTGCCCAAAGCAGAATACAAAGGACTTCCCATCGGGTCCAACTCCCTGCCATCTTCTGGACCCTCGTCTGGCCGATCATCTCCTGGCACGCACGCACCTCGCTCTCGTGAATCCTCGGCTAGCGGTCTGAGCCATCATCGTGCTCGCTCATTTGCTGTGCGGCGACCGCTCGCACGGATCGTGGAGCTGGTGCTGGACCTTTGCGACACGTCAATGGAGATCAGTACCCCGTCGATCAAGGAAACCAAGCACAGCGCACCGGGTGAGATCAGAACACAATCGCCACAGTCGGAAGGTCGTATCCAGCAGGTCATGCAGTGGCAGTCACCGAGCGCAGGTTCACTTGAGAACGAGCAAGGTCTTTCATTGCTTTGCGACGACACCGCCCAACTGGCGAAAGCGAAGGTGGAAGCTGTCTTTAGACATCGTCGCATTCTAGAATACTCGGAGCGTATCCGTGTTGAGTACGATGTGCTCGTACAGGAATGTATTGAAGCTGCGATGGACAAGGCAGCTCGGATTGCAGCAGGAGATATCAGCGACTCAGCCTCTAGTGAAGATTCGGACGGCTACGAAGAGCCAAGAGAAGAGCAGCCGCAGGAGGAGACACCTGGATCTCGATCGGACATGGCGTCCTCCGGCGGCATCTTCAGCCTCAATACATTCCAGACGTCGGGTACTTCAAGTCCGAGCGCAATGGCATCGGCGCTGAGGAATGCTTCAGACTTTAGCTTGCGGCGTCGTTCTTCGGCAGCGTCGTCAAGAGCCAGCAGTCCGCATGGAGCCATGACGCCAAGATCTCATGCAGGACAATCGGAGTCGTATCGACTGCACAAGCGCGGATCCTTAGCCTTTGAGAGCGATGCGGGCGCCGAAAGCGATGGCAGCATGCGTTCTTCCATCGCCAGTGGTAGCCACCGACGTGCGGACTCGCCGGGCGCCGAAGTAAGCCTCAGTCGTGTCGCTAGCACGCGATCGCGCGACCGAAAGCGTCAAAGCCTAGTACTTCCAAGCCTAGCAGGGATAGGAAGGCACCAGTCTCCTGGCAGAGCGCCACCGCCGCCCTCATCACCGTTGCGAATGGCCAAAGCCAGGCTGCCGAGCGGGACTGACAGCGCCCATTCGCCTATAACTTCGCCCGTTATATCTCAAAGCGAGTTCAGCTCCCCTGTTATTCGAGCACAGCATCACCACCATCGTCGACAATCTTCAGCCGCATTTTCCGAGGCCCAAGGACGACCAGGTTCTCCACGTCTGAGCGCGGTGATCAGCAACCCCCAGCCCAAGGCTGTGCAAACTTCCATCAAAGACTTTGAGATCATCAAGCCAATCAGTAAGGGCGCATTTGGAAGTGTATATCTGTCAAAGAAAAAGTCTACTGGGGACTACTATGCCATCAAAGTTCTCAAGAAGGCAGACATGGTCGCCAAGAATCAGGTTACCAATGTCAAAGCAGAACGGGCCATCATGATGTGGCAGGGCGAGAGTGACTTTGTCGCGAAGCTCTATTGGACATTCTCCAGTAAAGACTACCTGTACCTGGTCATGGAGTACCTCAACGGCGGTGATTGCGCATCTTTGATAAAGGTTCTTGGGGCATTGCCAGAGGATTGGACTGTGAAATACATCGCCGAGGTCGTGCTGTGCGTGCAGCATTTGCACAGCAGACAAATTGTTCACCGCGACATCAAGCCCGACAATCTCCTCATCGATGCGAAGGGCCATCTCAAGCTGACGGATTTTGGGCTCTCGCGCATGGGTTTAATCGGTCGGCAAAAGCGTGCGATCAATGCAAAGCCAGGCGATGCCCCTCCCGATCTTTTGAAAGCCGGTCCCTTCCGCCGTGCGCCATCTCTGGCCTCCTCGCGCTCGACGTCGTTCGACTACCAAGGAGCTACGCAATCGCCGGCGCAAACTCCGTCTCTTACTCCTGCCTTTGTGGGTGACTCCAACCAGCCGTCTTACTTCAGTCTCTATCGGGACTCCTCTCGAGAGCCGTCGAGACGGACATCCGGTCATCGCAGCGACAGCGGCGACAGCGAAGCTCTATCCACGATGTTCCGAAGGTTCTCTGTCGCAGAGGGCCGAACGCCAATCGAGGAAGAGACAGGGAGTGACGATGGTGGCGACTCCCCTGATCCCTATGCCCTCCACCCTGTCGCGAGCAACTCGAGTGTGCCGAAGCCCGAGACTCCTTCGCAGCAGCCCGCAGCGATGCCACCACCAATGATGGCCTTGTTCGATCCCGAGGACAATAGCAGGCGATTCGTCGGCACCCCCGATTATCTCGCACCAGAGACAATCAATGGGAATGGTCAGGATGAAATGAGCGACTGGTGGTCACTTGGCTGTGTCTTGTTCGAATGCTTGTATGGTCGGCCGCCTTTCAATGCCGACAGCCCGGAAGAGGTTTTCCAGAATATTTTGTCACGCAATATTCACTGGCCAACgggagacgaggaggacaatGTCTCCGAGGAGGCGAAAGATCTTGTCAACAAGCTGATATGTCTAGACCCCAAAGCACGCCTAGGATCGAATAAGGATGAGAAGTTTGCCAGTGGAGGCGACGAGATTAAGGCCCATCCGTGGTTCGCGGAGATCAATTGGGAGACGCTGCGAGAAGATGAAGCATCCTTTATCCCCGCCAGCGAGAATCCTGAAGACACCGAATACTTCGATGCTCGAGGCGCGACGATGCAGAGCTTCGCGGCTGAGTTTGAGGATCAGTCCACTTCCCCAGCGCAGACACCCGGTGCGGAGTACTTGGAAAGACCGTATGATGCTTTGTCGCGAGTACGTTCGCAGGTCAACTCGGTGAAGCGCAATCTTATGCCGCTGCATATTCCGCCTCACGTTCGAGACGGTCGATCGCGCAGATTGAGCGAGCCTATGGTGGCAGATGACTTCGGCAACTTTCAGTTCAAAAACCTGCCGGTGCTTGAGAAAGCCAATAAGGACGTGATCCAGAAGCTTCGAGCAGACGCACTACAAGCCCAAGCTAAAGCTGCGACAGGCAGTGCATCTGTGCCCACCTCTGCAGTTGTCTCGCCATCGCCTGCGCCGTCCCTGGAGTCGAGTCCGATAGTGTCTGGCCCTCTCAACCGGACGATGAACATCAGCCAAGGCGCTCGATCGCAGTCTCCTTCACTTTTCAGCCCGACCCACTCGTCGCCGAGCCGAGCATCTCAACCTTCCTCGCCACTCCTGGTGAACTTCACCACCGGTCAGAGCCAGGAGCGTCGCAAGACTTCGAGCACATCTTCCAGCCAATCTCAACCCCCGGGAGGAACCCTTCAGCCTGGTAACTTCTTCGAGCAGGCACCGCGACTCCCAGTCACATTCAAAGCGACGTCTACCGCTCCGTCGCCCATCAAGTCGGCCAAGTCGGGCTCCATGCATTTGCCACACGAGAGAGCAACTTCCGCGCATCGTCAACTCGGCGTTAGTTCTCCGAGACAAAGGTCACACACCTTGGGTGCGGACAATCAAGATGCGGATCTCGTGCCCGAGCTACTGCCTCACCACAAACGGAGAAGTGGCGTTTTCGATGTTTCGCCTTCGTCCTCGGACAACGAGGAGACCAGACACCAAGCATTACTACGCGTACAGCGCCGCCGACAAAGCTCTCGTCGTCTTTCGCAGATCAGTTTGGCAGATGGACCAACTTTCCGCACCCTCGATGTGCTGGTATGCGAAGACCACCCCGTTTCTCGCCTCGTGATGGAACGTCTGCTAGAGAAGCTACGCTGTCGAACCATTGCCGTGACCAACGGAACGGAGGCCGTGCGGTATGCAATGAGCGAGGTCAAATTCGACATCATCATGATGGAGTACAAGTTGCCCCAAGTGAACGGAGCTGATGTCGCAAGGATGATCCGCGACACGAAGAACGCCAACTCTCACACACCCATTGTCGCGGTGACGGGATACCTGAAGGAACTTCACGCGCCGCACCACTTCGACGCGTTGGTCGAGAAGCCACCAACGAAGGAGAAGTTGGAAGAAGTCATGGGCCGCTTGTGCCAGTGGAAGACACCTCCAGACGGCTGGAAACCAAGCCATCCGCAGGACATCCAGCAGCCGAAGCACCGACAGGAATCCATGCTCAGCGACAATAGTCCTACAACCACTACCTCATCCTCTGGCTTCGGGAGCTCCAACCATGTATTCTCCAGAGACGCCACCCGAACAGGCTCTCTCGGCTCAAGCTCCTTTGGTGAGGCGGACAGCCAGTACAGCTCATCCATCCCACTCATCGTCTCTCGGCAAGCAACGAACGAGTGGGATCAGAGCGACCTCGAGCGCAACTTTGGCGGTCTTGGGATCTCGAACACGGTCAGTAATGAAGACGACTTCAAGAGACGTCCGCAGAAACTCGCTTTGGAGACGCAGATTTCTGCTCCCGGGGCTCTTGAAACGCCAGAAAGCTCCTCACCACGCAAGCAACCTTCGATGGAGGAGATTTACGCCAAGCGCATATCGTTGGAGAAAGTCAGACTCGAGTCCGCAGCTGAaagcggcgacgatgaggacgaggagctaGGAAACATTCAACCTCGAGCACGCTCTCCTAGGTGGAGTACTAAGCGCAGCTCAAAGCTCGGCACGGAGATGATGCGCACTAACAGCCAGGGAAGCGTCATCTCGAGCGATGAGATTCCTCCGGCCAAGAGCATCATGAGTCCCGGCGCGGGCTTGGGGCACTCCATTATGGAAGACCCTGCGGCTGAGGTAGCTGCTGCTGGCCACTTGACGCCGCCGGAGGTCTTCCCTCGTCATCCTGGTCACCACATCGAGACGATTGAGATGGACCTCTCGACTTTTGAACCGGCTGAGGAGGATGCCACGCCCAAGGCCCATTCGACCTCCGAGTTCGACTCGGACCCCACGCCACGGCCTGCTCATTCGCCTGTGCCGAATGACTGA